In Campylobacter sp. 2014D-0216, the following proteins share a genomic window:
- a CDS encoding triose-phosphate isomerase, which produces MIFAANLKCNHTRSSFELYAQELNQKLNQEDEVFIFPPNVAFLKNNFIFQQGAQNFYPCENGAYTGEIGRIHLEEFNIKSVLIGHSERRALNEDESFLKAKFDFAKNLDFNIIYCIGESLETKNSKQSLDFLKKQIGNIDLTYEKLIIAYEPIYSIGTGVSADLDDINTVLDFLRQSTQAKLLYGGSVNQNNIKAICALKNCDGVLVGSAALKADEFFNMIQIAKG; this is translated from the coding sequence ATGATTTTTGCAGCAAATTTAAAGTGCAATCATACAAGATCAAGCTTTGAACTTTACGCTCAAGAATTAAATCAAAAACTCAACCAAGAAGATGAAGTTTTCATCTTCCCTCCTAATGTAGCTTTTTTAAAAAACAATTTTATCTTTCAACAAGGTGCACAGAATTTTTACCCTTGCGAAAATGGAGCTTATACAGGGGAAATAGGTAGAATTCACTTAGAAGAATTTAATATCAAAAGTGTTTTAATAGGCCATTCTGAAAGACGAGCGTTAAATGAAGATGAAAGCTTTTTAAAGGCCAAATTCGACTTTGCAAAAAATCTTGACTTTAACATCATTTATTGCATAGGCGAGAGTTTAGAAACTAAAAATTCCAAACAAAGCTTGGATTTTCTAAAAAAACAAATTGGCAATATTGATTTAACTTATGAAAAACTGATTATTGCATATGAGCCAATTTACTCAATAGGCACAGGAGTAAGTGCAGATCTTGATGATATCAACACCGTGCTTGATTTTTTAAGACAATCAACTCAAGCTAAACTTTTATACGGTGGAAGCGTAAATCAAAACAACATTAAGGCCATTTGTGCTTTAAAAAATTGCGATGGAGTGTTAGTAGGTTCAGCTGCATTAAAAGCGGATGAATTTTTCAATATGATACAAATAGCCAAAGGTTAA
- a CDS encoding phosphoglycerate kinase — protein sequence MSSILSIKDIDLAKKKVFIRCDFNVPQDEFLNITDDRRIRSAIPTIRYCLDNGCAVILASHLGRPKEIASKYSLEPVAKRLARLMAKEVIMAKDVIGEDAKKKASELKPSEILLLENLRFEKGETKNDENLAKELASMAEVYINDAFGVCHRAHASVEAITKYFDNTHKGAGFLLQKEIEFASNLIKHPARPFVAVVGGSKVSGKLQALTNLLPKVDKLIIGGGMAFTFLKAQGYDIGNSLLEEDLIEEANKILLKGKNLGVKIYLPVDVTAAQTCSQEAVMKYTPVQEIPAGWMGLDIGPASVRLFKEALSDAQTIWWNGPMGVFEIDKFSKGSIKMSHYISESHATTVIGGGDTADVVARAGDADEMTFISTGGGASLELIEGKELPGVKPLTIKDNE from the coding sequence ATGAGTAGTATTTTATCGATTAAAGATATTGATCTTGCAAAGAAAAAAGTATTTATTAGATGTGACTTTAATGTGCCTCAAGATGAATTTTTAAACATCACCGATGATCGTCGTATTCGTTCAGCTATCCCTACTATAAGGTATTGTCTAGATAATGGTTGTGCAGTTATTTTAGCTTCACACCTAGGACGCCCAAAAGAAATAGCTTCTAAATACTCCTTAGAACCAGTTGCAAAAAGACTTGCACGCTTAATGGCCAAAGAAGTCATCATGGCTAAAGATGTTATAGGCGAAGATGCAAAGAAAAAAGCAAGCGAGTTAAAGCCGAGTGAAATTTTACTTTTAGAAAATTTACGCTTTGAAAAAGGCGAAACCAAAAACGATGAAAACCTAGCTAAAGAACTTGCCTCTATGGCTGAAGTTTATATCAACGATGCTTTTGGAGTTTGCCATAGAGCCCATGCAAGTGTTGAAGCGATTACAAAATACTTTGACAATACACACAAAGGTGCAGGCTTTTTACTTCAAAAAGAAATAGAATTTGCAAGCAATCTCATCAAACATCCTGCGCGTCCTTTTGTGGCAGTAGTAGGTGGCTCTAAAGTAAGCGGAAAACTACAAGCTTTAACTAATTTACTTCCAAAAGTAGATAAACTCATCATAGGTGGAGGTATGGCCTTTACTTTCTTAAAAGCTCAAGGTTATGATATAGGAAATTCACTTTTAGAAGAAGACCTAATTGAAGAAGCAAATAAAATTCTCTTAAAAGGTAAAAATCTAGGAGTAAAAATTTATCTTCCTGTAGATGTTACAGCAGCGCAAACTTGCTCCCAAGAAGCAGTGATGAAATATACTCCTGTGCAAGAAATTCCAGCAGGTTGGATGGGACTTGATATAGGCCCTGCTAGTGTAAGATTGTTTAAAGAAGCACTTTCTGATGCTCAAACTATATGGTGGAATGGACCTATGGGGGTTTTTGAAATTGATAAATTTTCAAAAGGTAGTATAAAAATGAGTCACTATATCAGCGAATCTCACGCAACTACCGTAATAGGCGGTGGCGATACTGCTGATGTTGTAGCAAGAGCAGGTGATGCTGATGAAATGACTTTCATTTCAACTGGTGGAGGTGCTTCATTAGAGCTTATAGAAGGCAAAGAACTTCCTGGCGTAAAACCTTTAACGATAAAGGACAATGAATGA
- a CDS encoding ATP-binding protein: MQISSYNSQNFSMDIKTKNGNHLSFSMYDKKEAKFDRDGNSATLSLRNQFGFSFSYSGSKLSEEEIEEIKEAVAKVQPQIDEFMKNSRVGTLKPKEIITTAMKIGNALPEPKDEEHKKATLHELFNTMDKSLNKEMEKTDLADIKKQIFQDSTKLLEEIWEQYKSQEEKAKEEENKEFGFYA, from the coding sequence ATGCAAATTTCTAGCTACAATTCTCAAAATTTTTCCATGGATATAAAAACAAAAAACGGCAATCATCTTTCTTTTTCAATGTATGACAAAAAAGAGGCAAAATTTGACAGAGATGGTAACTCTGCTACTTTAAGCCTAAGAAATCAATTTGGCTTTTCATTTTCATATAGTGGAAGCAAGCTTTCAGAAGAAGAAATTGAAGAAATCAAAGAAGCTGTTGCAAAAGTACAACCTCAAATCGATGAGTTTATGAAAAACTCAAGAGTAGGAACTTTAAAACCAAAAGAAATTATAACTACTGCGATGAAGATTGGCAACGCTTTACCTGAACCAAAAGATGAAGAACATAAAAAAGCAACCTTACACGAATTATTTAATACCATGGATAAGAGTTTAAATAAAGAAATGGAAAAAACTGATCTTGCGGACATTAAAAAACAAATTTTCCAAGATAGCACAAAATTATTAGAAGAAATTTGGGAACAGTATAAAAGTCAAGAAGAGAAAGCAAAAGAGGAAGAAAACAAAGAATTTGGATTTTATGCATAA
- a CDS encoding pyridoxamine 5'-phosphate oxidase family protein yields the protein MDKRIKTFIQSQKLLTLSMLDDDGGVYCASCYYAFDDKNLSLIFASEEHTKHIQLALKTPNVGVNIALDTDVINLIKGVQIKAHFQTASKEQEALYYHAFPFARLAKASIFTLKIQWAKYTDNKILLSKKLEFFI from the coding sequence ATGGATAAAAGAATAAAAACTTTTATCCAATCTCAAAAACTTCTCACCCTCAGCATGCTTGATGATGATGGAGGGGTATATTGCGCGAGTTGTTATTATGCTTTTGATGATAAAAATTTATCCTTAATTTTTGCTAGTGAAGAACACACTAAACATATTCAACTTGCTCTTAAAACTCCCAATGTTGGAGTTAACATAGCCTTGGATACTGATGTGATCAACCTCATCAAAGGCGTACAAATTAAAGCACATTTTCAAACTGCATCCAAAGAACAAGAAGCACTTTACTATCACGCTTTTCCTTTTGCAAGATTAGCCAAAGCTTCTATTTTTACTCTTAAGATACAATGGGCAAAATACACCGATAATAAAATTTTACTCTCCAAGAAATTAGAATTTTTTATTTAA
- the gap gene encoding type I glyceraldehyde-3-phosphate dehydrogenase, whose protein sequence is MAVKVAINGFGRIGRCVARIIMKRDDIELVAINDTTDIELTKYLFKYDTVHGVYDGSVENDGDDLIIDNKKIKVLKSRNVADLDFAKYGAQIVLECTGAHLTIEKCQGFLDHGVQKVIMSAPAKDKTPTYVLGVNAHEYKGESIISNASCTTNCLGPICRVLQDNFGIEKGLMTTIHAYTNGQSIIDAKARDKRRSRAAAQNIIPTSTGAAKAMKLVMPELDGKLHGQSMRVPVADVSTVDLTATLKKKVSKEEINEAFRIAAKSNLKGILLVDDEERVSSDFITCSYGAIVASDLTQVICDDFVKVVAWYDNEWGYSSRLVDMAVFIAKA, encoded by the coding sequence ATGGCTGTAAAAGTTGCAATAAATGGTTTTGGACGCATTGGAAGATGTGTTGCAAGAATTATCATGAAGCGCGATGATATCGAACTTGTAGCGATTAATGATACCACTGATATTGAACTCACAAAATATCTTTTCAAATACGACACTGTTCATGGGGTATATGATGGTAGTGTTGAAAATGATGGTGATGATTTAATAATTGATAATAAAAAAATAAAAGTTTTAAAAAGTAGAAATGTAGCGGATTTAGACTTTGCAAAATATGGCGCGCAAATTGTACTAGAGTGCACTGGCGCACATTTAACCATAGAAAAATGTCAAGGATTTTTAGACCATGGGGTGCAAAAAGTTATCATGAGCGCTCCAGCAAAAGATAAAACTCCAACTTATGTTTTAGGGGTAAATGCTCACGAATACAAAGGCGAAAGTATTATCTCAAATGCAAGTTGTACAACTAACTGCTTGGGCCCAATTTGTAGAGTTTTACAAGATAATTTCGGCATAGAAAAAGGTTTAATGACAACTATCCATGCTTATACAAATGGTCAAAGCATTATCGATGCAAAAGCAAGAGATAAAAGAAGATCACGTGCAGCTGCTCAAAATATCATTCCAACTTCAACCGGTGCTGCAAAAGCTATGAAACTTGTTATGCCTGAGCTTGATGGAAAATTACACGGTCAAAGCATGCGTGTACCAGTAGCTGATGTGTCAACCGTAGACCTAACTGCAACTTTAAAGAAAAAAGTAAGCAAAGAAGAAATCAACGAAGCCTTTAGAATAGCAGCAAAAAGCAACTTAAAAGGCATATTATTAGTAGATGATGAAGAAAGAGTTTCAAGTGATTTTATTACTTGTTCTTATGGTGCGATCGTAGCAAGCGATCTTACTCAAGTGATTTGCGATGACTTTGTAAAAGTGGTTGCTTGGTATGATAATGAGTGGGGTTATTCTTCTCGTTTAGTAGATATGGCAGTATTTATAGCAAAGGCTTAA
- the dut gene encoding dUTPase: protein MEVKDILKSMLELQQKLNDDTNGIGWENGYTKEGKLISFRRCIYMECAELVDSFAWKHWKSIHTPANWDNVRIEIVDIWHFILSLILEEYKEKQITDKNFIAEEVSSVTFFDDFCKETPNPNEADVYGILNDIELIIHKCSGFDYDLGELLSVYFVLARKCGLNFFELYKTYIGKNILNQFRQENGYKDGSYKKTWNGIEDNEVLNQILKQTLEYNAIYQKLQEAYNQIK, encoded by the coding sequence ATGGAAGTAAAAGATATTTTAAAAAGCATGCTCGAACTCCAACAAAAACTTAATGATGATACCAACGGTATAGGTTGGGAAAATGGCTATACCAAAGAAGGAAAATTAATCAGCTTTAGAAGATGTATTTATATGGAGTGTGCCGAACTTGTAGATTCTTTTGCTTGGAAACATTGGAAAAGTATACATACGCCTGCAAACTGGGATAATGTACGCATTGAGATTGTTGACATATGGCATTTTATCTTGAGTTTAATCTTAGAAGAGTACAAAGAAAAACAAATCACTGATAAAAATTTTATCGCAGAAGAAGTTTCTTCTGTAACTTTTTTTGATGATTTTTGTAAAGAAACTCCTAATCCAAACGAGGCTGATGTCTATGGAATATTAAATGATATTGAACTTATTATCCATAAATGCAGTGGTTTTGATTATGATTTGGGCGAACTTTTAAGCGTGTATTTTGTATTAGCTAGAAAATGCGGTTTAAATTTCTTCGAGCTTTATAAAACCTATATTGGAAAAAATATCTTAAATCAATTTAGACAAGAAAATGGTTATAAAGATGGAAGCTATAAAAAAACATGGAATGGCATAGAGGATAATGAAGTTTTAAATCAAATTTTAAAACAAACTTTAGAGTATAATGCTATTTACCAAAAACTTCAAGAAGCTTACAATCAAATCAAATGA
- the nadD gene encoding nicotinate (nicotinamide) nucleotide adenylyltransferase: MKIALFGGSFDPPHLGHNAIVLNVLENLELDRLIIMPTFISPFKQEFTADEQRRLKWCNAIWGSLERVQISDFEITKKRPVPSIESVDFLYNHYEISQFYLILGADHLQSLEKWHEFERLQNLVEFVIAKRDGIFIPSHFKTLDTKVDISSSFIRQTLQTTQVCEQIKEEVKLYYSKFKNI, from the coding sequence ATGAAAATCGCACTTTTTGGTGGTAGTTTTGATCCACCTCATTTAGGACATAATGCTATAGTCTTAAATGTCTTAGAAAATTTAGAACTTGATCGACTTATAATCATGCCTACTTTTATCAGTCCTTTTAAGCAAGAATTTACCGCAGATGAGCAAAGACGCTTAAAATGGTGCAATGCGATTTGGGGGAGTTTAGAAAGGGTTCAAATCAGTGATTTTGAAATCACTAAAAAAAGACCAGTACCTAGCATAGAAAGCGTTGATTTTTTATATAATCATTATGAAATTTCTCAATTTTATCTTATTTTGGGAGCTGATCATTTGCAAAGTCTTGAAAAATGGCACGAATTTGAAAGATTGCAAAATTTGGTAGAATTTGTGATAGCTAAAAGAGATGGTATTTTTATACCAAGTCACTTTAAGACTTTGGACACCAAGGTGGATATTTCTTCTTCTTTTATAAGGCAAACCTTACAAACAACACAAGTTTGCGAGCAAATCAAAGAAGAAGTTAAGCTTTATTATTCTAAATTTAAAAATATTTAA
- a CDS encoding EI24 domain-containing protein yields MNIFYLSLQDFLSKPFLKFSILPFLLSLLVLALLVFYTYDVFFSYIDSALSGSFMAWFFSFSIVQFSLAFLSAIGGFFIVVFASVFLTMLIISFLTPYIVKKINQKYYNHLIKKEVHFLEVLLKSFKFLFIFCLLLAVATFLLIIPFVSIVIYYAVFYYLFHKLLLLDVLSNVLDRSSFDSFYKNSSPLYFKISTLVFFTLSSIPLFGLFLQVFYVIFLTHLSYQKILNLKANNNG; encoded by the coding sequence ATGAATATCTTTTACCTAAGCTTGCAAGATTTTCTTAGCAAGCCTTTTTTAAAATTTTCCATTTTACCTTTTCTTTTAAGTTTGCTTGTTTTAGCTTTGCTAGTTTTTTATACTTATGATGTCTTTTTTTCTTATATCGATAGTGCATTAAGTGGCTCTTTTATGGCATGGTTTTTTAGCTTCTCCATAGTGCAATTTTCACTTGCATTTTTAAGTGCAATTGGAGGTTTTTTTATTGTAGTTTTTGCTTCAGTATTTTTAACAATGCTAATTATTTCATTTTTAACACCTTATATTGTCAAAAAAATCAATCAAAAATACTACAATCATCTCATCAAAAAAGAAGTTCATTTTCTAGAAGTTCTACTTAAAAGCTTTAAATTTTTATTTATTTTTTGCTTGCTACTTGCTGTGGCAACTTTTTTACTGATTATACCTTTTGTTAGCATTGTAATTTATTATGCTGTTTTTTATTATTTATTTCATAAGCTCTTATTGCTAGATGTCCTTAGTAATGTTTTAGACCGATCTTCTTTTGATAGTTTTTATAAAAACTCTTCGCCTTTGTATTTTAAAATAAGCACATTGGTATTTTTCACTTTATCAAGTATTCCTTTGTTTGGATTATTTTTGCAAGTATTTTATGTAATATTTTTAACACATTTAAGCTATCAAAAAATCTTAAATTTAAAAGCCAACAATAATGGATAA
- a CDS encoding hydrogenase small subunit yields MSLSNEELKSILEHKIALLENSHKEEKNISLEAVSSIVKILGLPNDFSALAHRYFQLHTPPSLIWLHLSECTGCSESLLRTSLPDFLDLIFDFISLEYHETFMSASGHQAEAHLETILEKKDFLLAVEGGVCAIDPFYLTIGAHGENGYEILQKCAKNAKTIFAMGTCSSYGGIQAAHPNPTKSIGISKVLEEKVINIPGCPPSDVNIIAALCFYILFEQDMSLDDQNRPLALYGKCLHDLCERKAKFEAGNFAQSFDDENIKQGYCLFKVGCKGPYAYNNCPKVKFNSKTSWPVAAGHGCIACSEENFWDDFGFYEKPMSNEFAYNDFSSILATEVVHNASINELNSKNILLDLSSDSSGIFYYNENKNNFLDFSFEANPKVFLNQFAKTKIAMSLVQNFQEQFQSHYNFIQENYSDESTTSTNVLDLFYFIYPFISGKKLENIDEFLDLALAYKFKHPSKFDFKTTINDQAKLDVSKSLRMPLIYILGGLDKEAIAFGLVFSLKEHLKQALKACKNQHQKDQILIHSHHEKLLKIFWDLTSI; encoded by the coding sequence ATGTCTTTAAGCAATGAAGAATTAAAAAGTATTTTAGAGCATAAAATTGCTCTATTGGAAAACTCACACAAAGAAGAAAAAAATATCTCACTAGAAGCGGTTAGTTCTATCGTTAAAATTTTAGGCTTACCAAATGATTTTAGTGCTTTAGCACATAGATATTTTCAACTTCACACTCCGCCTAGTCTTATTTGGCTTCATTTAAGTGAGTGCACAGGATGTAGTGAAAGTTTACTTAGGACTTCATTGCCTGATTTTTTAGATCTAATTTTTGACTTCATTTCCTTAGAATATCATGAAACTTTTATGAGTGCAAGCGGGCATCAAGCAGAAGCTCACCTAGAAACAATTTTAGAAAAAAAAGATTTTCTTTTGGCCGTCGAAGGTGGAGTTTGTGCTATAGATCCTTTTTATTTAACCATAGGAGCACATGGTGAAAATGGTTATGAAATTTTACAAAAATGTGCTAAAAACGCTAAAACTATTTTTGCTATGGGAACTTGCTCAAGCTATGGAGGAATTCAAGCAGCACATCCAAACCCTACTAAAAGCATAGGAATTTCTAAAGTATTAGAGGAAAAAGTGATCAATATCCCGGGTTGTCCTCCAAGTGATGTTAACATTATTGCTGCACTTTGTTTTTATATACTGTTTGAACAAGATATGAGTTTAGATGATCAAAATAGGCCTTTGGCTTTATATGGAAAATGCCTCCATGACTTATGCGAAAGAAAAGCAAAATTCGAAGCAGGAAATTTCGCTCAAAGTTTTGATGATGAGAATATCAAACAAGGCTATTGCCTTTTTAAAGTAGGCTGCAAAGGACCTTATGCTTACAATAATTGTCCTAAAGTTAAATTTAACTCCAAAACATCTTGGCCTGTTGCTGCAGGACATGGTTGTATTGCTTGCAGTGAAGAAAATTTTTGGGACGATTTTGGTTTTTATGAAAAACCCATGAGCAATGAATTTGCATATAATGACTTTTCTAGTATACTCGCCACAGAAGTAGTTCATAATGCTTCTATTAACGAACTTAATTCTAAAAATATCTTATTAGATTTAAGTAGCGATAGCAGTGGAATTTTTTATTATAATGAAAATAAAAATAACTTTCTAGATTTTAGCTTTGAAGCTAACCCTAAGGTTTTTTTAAATCAATTTGCAAAAACTAAAATAGCGATGAGTTTAGTGCAAAATTTTCAAGAACAATTTCAGTCACATTATAACTTCATACAAGAAAATTATAGCGATGAAAGCACCACTAGCACAAATGTATTGGACTTATTTTATTTTATATATCCATTTATCAGTGGGAAAAAGCTAGAAAATATTGATGAATTTTTAGATCTTGCTTTAGCTTATAAATTTAAACACCCAAGTAAGTTTGACTTCAAAACCACCATTAACGATCAAGCAAAACTTGATGTATCTAAATCATTGCGTATGCCTTTAATCTACATCTTAGGTGGTTTAGATAAAGAAGCCATTGCTTTTGGATTGGTTTTTTCTTTAAAAGAACATTTAAAACAAGCTTTAAAAGCCTGTAAAAACCAGCATCAAAAAGATCAAATTCTCATACACTCTCATCATGAAAAATTATTAAAAATATTTTGGGATTTAACGAGTATTTAA
- the rsfS gene encoding ribosome silencing factor: MQERINSIVQILDDKKADLIETFDMQDKDYFVKFVVIATTMGERHALSLIDDLKTNLKSKGEEFLNIESSEEWTVLDLGDILIHLMSETYRTKYNIEEFLKSLNKEK; encoded by the coding sequence ATGCAAGAAAGAATTAATAGTATTGTTCAAATTTTAGATGATAAAAAAGCAGATTTGATAGAAACTTTTGATATGCAAGATAAGGATTATTTTGTTAAATTTGTAGTGATTGCTACTACTATGGGAGAAAGACATGCGCTTTCTTTGATTGATGATTTAAAAACTAATCTTAAAAGCAAGGGTGAAGAGTTTTTAAATATAGAAAGTAGTGAAGAATGGACTGTACTTGATTTAGGTGATATTTTGATTCACTTAATGAGTGAAACTTATAGAACAAAATACAACATAGAAGAATTTCTAAAAAGCTTAAATAAAGAAAAATAA
- a CDS encoding DUF1090 family protein, producing MKQLLFLFTLCSFAFSTQCEVKIEQIQKEIAYAKNYNHQEKALSLELALKEVQADCAKDPLFYDKKLEAKKLKEQEIEKIEQELKALKKQKDYMSKTEYKNKKQALKDKKDKIKKEIEEYINKL from the coding sequence ATGAAACAACTGCTATTTTTATTTACACTTTGCTCATTTGCATTTTCCACACAATGTGAGGTTAAAATAGAGCAAATTCAAAAAGAAATAGCTTATGCTAAAAATTACAATCATCAAGAAAAAGCTTTAAGCTTAGAATTAGCCTTAAAAGAAGTTCAAGCAGATTGTGCAAAAGATCCTCTTTTTTATGATAAAAAATTAGAGGCTAAAAAACTTAAAGAGCAAGAGATAGAAAAAATCGAACAAGAATTAAAAGCATTAAAAAAACAAAAAGATTATATGAGTAAAACAGAATATAAAAACAAAAAACAAGCTTTAAAAGACAAAAAAGATAAAATCAAAAAAGAGATTGAAGAATATATCAACAAACTCTAG
- a CDS encoding tetratricopeptide repeat protein, with amino-acid sequence MDSLITELSELAKEHFENSEFEKCDTILSELIAFCKGEITLAQDGKMIFIDDADKERLLLEAYHNRALCRFNCLKFQEALEDVTIAIEFDPSNVFLFNLLGLCNFKLDLLQEALLAFNKTIALDNAYHLAYFNRARVYILLDEHTKALKDLQICIDLAPEYHIAYYTRAIALLSVDPKQALLDFKKCQDLGFDSSQIFYYQGVAYENLENYSKAIEFFTKTIEQDESFADAYYKRANNKRKVDDLEGALQDCLKSIELDNENAMAYLILGHIYKDLEKIELSIDAFKKSIDLDENLQYPCFALARVLYDIQDYEQALKYYDKTIELYEEYAQAYINRGNTKINLKMIEEAIEDFDLAAKYYQERAKKHDFTPSELVELEHAVPYGFYHLGNSLYEIDKYDEALISYEKALKYQKEYPDVFFNRAYLKSDLEKYEEALEDSELAIKYYKKENSTQDYVNSLSQRAWIKSRLERFQEAMDEYNELIKSYKDYIDLKDVLFERAYCAKELESYEELIAYCDVALKVDKNNFKLYFWRGIAKYNLSLEEEAIEDLNKALKIDKNHNGAKYYKGLCYEDLYMFEEAIKCYDSVVLSNEEDDESYFHRAKCKRNLEKYNEALKDIDECLKIIDDVAEYWIEKAQILSFLGKYDESFEAAKKASELEPKSYECYHFMGAVKVYSQDFKEAIKYLNMALNLDENQNWTHYYKAECLRNLGDFHDALQCYEDCLKIVNENTDALVGKIQCLEQLKEYEQALECTKELLKLDEENEFALKNQDILMQKLKQQNKKWWQIWN; translated from the coding sequence TTGGATAGTTTAATCACCGAGTTATCAGAATTAGCAAAAGAGCATTTTGAAAATTCAGAATTTGAAAAATGTGATACAATTTTAAGCGAACTTATTGCTTTTTGCAAGGGTGAAATTACGCTTGCGCAAGATGGTAAGATGATTTTTATAGATGATGCAGATAAAGAGCGTTTACTTTTGGAAGCTTACCACAACAGAGCACTTTGTAGATTTAATTGCTTGAAATTTCAAGAAGCACTTGAAGATGTAACTATAGCTATAGAATTTGATCCTAGTAATGTATTTTTATTTAATCTTTTGGGCTTGTGTAATTTTAAGTTAGATTTATTACAAGAAGCACTTTTAGCCTTTAATAAAACCATAGCCTTAGATAATGCATATCATTTAGCATATTTTAATAGAGCCAGGGTTTATATACTTTTAGATGAACATACAAAAGCTTTAAAAGATTTGCAAATTTGTATTGATTTAGCTCCAGAGTATCACATTGCCTATTATACTAGAGCTATTGCCTTGCTTAGTGTTGATCCAAAGCAAGCTTTGCTTGATTTTAAAAAATGTCAAGATTTAGGCTTTGATTCCTCGCAGATTTTTTATTATCAAGGGGTAGCATATGAGAATTTAGAAAATTACTCCAAGGCTATAGAATTTTTTACTAAGACGATTGAGCAAGATGAGAGTTTTGCTGATGCATATTATAAAAGGGCTAACAATAAGCGTAAAGTTGATGATTTAGAAGGGGCTTTGCAAGATTGTTTAAAATCCATTGAACTAGATAATGAAAATGCTATGGCGTATTTGATTTTAGGGCATATTTATAAAGATTTAGAAAAGATAGAATTATCAATAGATGCCTTTAAAAAATCAATCGATTTAGATGAAAATTTACAGTATCCATGTTTTGCATTGGCTAGGGTTTTATATGATATACAAGATTATGAGCAAGCTTTGAAATATTATGATAAAACAATCGAACTTTATGAAGAATATGCCCAAGCTTACATTAATAGAGGTAATACTAAAATCAATCTAAAAATGATTGAAGAAGCGATAGAAGATTTTGATTTAGCAGCTAAATATTATCAAGAAAGAGCAAAAAAGCATGATTTTACTCCATCAGAATTAGTAGAGCTTGAACACGCAGTTCCTTATGGTTTTTACCATTTGGGCAATAGTTTGTACGAGATAGACAAATATGATGAAGCTTTGATAAGTTATGAAAAAGCTTTAAAATATCAAAAAGAATATCCCGATGTATTTTTTAATAGGGCTTATTTAAAATCAGATCTTGAAAAATACGAGGAAGCTTTGGAAGATAGTGAGTTAGCTATAAAGTACTATAAAAAAGAAAATAGCACTCAAGATTATGTTAATTCTCTTTCACAAAGGGCTTGGATTAAAAGTAGACTTGAAAGATTTCAAGAAGCTATGGATGAATATAATGAGCTTATCAAATCATATAAAGATTATATTGATTTAAAAGATGTATTATTTGAAAGGGCATATTGTGCAAAAGAGCTTGAATCTTATGAAGAGCTGATAGCTTATTGTGATGTGGCGCTCAAGGTGGATAAAAATAATTTTAAACTTTATTTTTGGCGAGGAATTGCTAAATATAATTTAAGCTTAGAAGAAGAGGCTATAGAAGATCTAAATAAGGCTTTAAAAATTGATAAGAACCATAATGGTGCAAAGTATTATAAAGGGCTTTGTTATGAAGATCTTTATATGTTTGAAGAAGCTATAAAATGTTATGATAGCGTGGTTTTAAGTAACGAAGAAGATGATGAGTCGTATTTTCATAGAGCAAAATGCAAAAGAAATCTTGAAAAATACAATGAAGCTTTAAAAGATATCGACGAGTGTTTAAAAATAATCGATGATGTTGCGGAGTACTGGATAGAAAAAGCACAAATTTTAAGCTTTTTAGGAAAATATGATGAAAGCTTTGAAGCGGCAAAAAAAGCAAGTGAGCTTGAACCAAAATCATATGAGTGCTATCATTTTATGGGTGCGGTTAAAGTGTATTCGCAAGATTTTAAAGAGGCTATAAAATATCTTAATATGGCTTTAAATTTAGATGAAAATCAAAATTGGACACATTATTATAAGGCAGAGTGTTTAAGAAATTTAGGTGATTTTCATGATGCATTGCAGTGTTATGAAGATTGTTTAAAGATAGTAAATGAAAACACCGATGCCTTGGTGGGAAAAATTCAATGCTTAGAGCAGTTAAAAGAATACGAGCAGGCTTTAGAATGCACAAAGGAGCTATTAAAACTTGATGAGGAAAATGAGTTTGCATTAAAAAATCAAGATATTTTAATGCAAAAATTAAAGCAGCAAAATAAAAAATGGTGGCAAATTTGGAATTAA